Proteins encoded by one window of Agelaius phoeniceus isolate bAgePho1 chromosome 5, bAgePho1.hap1, whole genome shotgun sequence:
- the TMEM213 gene encoding transmembrane protein 213, giving the protein MKRLSCEPRAALAVLCLAAALWDSCSAAAEDISNVSTTEYEPSCLNVNFCRQAATCCPSGMDDYGWIAAAVGWSLWFLTLILLCMDKIMKLRPDEPKYLVA; this is encoded by the exons ATGAAGCGCTTGTCCTGTGAGCCCCGGGCAGCCCTCGCTGTGCTCTGCCTCGCCGCTGCCCTCTGGgattcctgctctgcag cagctgaagacATCTCCAATGTTTCAACAACTGAGTATGAACCATCGTGTCTTA ATGTGAACTTCTGCAGGCAGGCAGCCACGTGCTGCCCCTCGGGCATGGATGACTACGGGTGGATCGCAGCAGCCGTCGGCTGGAGCCTCTGGTTCCTCACCCTCATCCTGCTCTGCATGGACAAGATCATGAAGCTCAGGCCTGACGAACCCAAATACTTGGTGGCCTGA